The Setaria viridis chromosome 6, Setaria_viridis_v4.0, whole genome shotgun sequence genome contains a region encoding:
- the LOC117861393 gene encoding serine/threonine-protein kinase STY46 isoform X2, translating to MAPSRRVGEEEPQDLEEGTGESSPAPRSPRDSQSQPDLHAVQRRICERLRLTGRHGQKLADPSFHGRLARHLQRLPRRYIFDFDLDVEGKAEDVLLHWEILQECADPEKRPVFHARYLKSMPLRADGDGIGDNQEDPCQRLLEDLSLERRKTTVHANDSTSISSRGDLKAQLLHEIIFSSSDRPKLLSRLTALLSEVGLNIQEAHVYSTKDGLCLDVFVVDGWETEETDDLIAKIKETLTQKNVSPSNSTNSSTSDKISDLQQKVGDSEIDWNMLAKGEKIASGSSADLYRGTYNGLDVAIKCLRITNLNNPSEIEFLQEVLILRRVQHDNILRFYGACIKHPYYCIVTEYMPGGNLYDFLHKHSNFLELVTILKIAISISKGMDYLHQNDIIHRDLKTANLLIGYDQVIKIADFGVARHGSQEGQMTAETGTYRWMAPEMYSASPLFYGSWQLQRSHMTT from the exons ATGGCTCCGTCGCGGCgcgtcggggaggaggagccgcaGGACTTGGAGGAGGGTACGGGCGAGAGCTCTCCGGCGCCACGGTCGCCGCGCGACTCCCAGTCCCAGCCGGACCTCCACGCGGTGCAGAGGAGGATCTGCGAGCGCCTCCGCCTGACGGGGAGACACGGCCAGAAGCTCGCCGACCCATCCTtccatggccgcctcgcccgccacCTGCAGAGGCTGCCCCGAAGGTACATCTTTGACTTCGACCTCGACGTCGAAGGCAAGGCCGAGGATGTCCTCCTGCACTGGGAGATCCTCCAAGAGTGCGCGGACCCCGAGAAGCGACCCGTCTTCCACGCGCGATACCTCAAG AGCATGCCACTTCGAGCGGATGGTGACGGCATTGGCGATAATCAAGAGGACCCGTGTCAAAGGTTGCTGGAGGACCTCAGTTTGGAGAGAAGAAAGACTACTGTGCACGCCAATGATTCCACGTCTATCTCCTCTAG AGGTGATCTGAAAGCTCAGCTTCTCCATGAGATCattttctcttctagtgacaGGCCAAAGCTCCTAAGCCGG CTTACTGCGTTGCTCTCGGAGGTTGGGTTGAATATTCAGGAAGCTCATGTTTACTCTACAAAAGATGGCCTTTGTTTGGATGTTTTTGTCGTTGATGGGTGGGAGACAGAG GAGACAGATGATTTGATCGCGAAGATTAAGGAGACCTTAACACAAAAAAAT GTATCACCATCTAATTCCACAAATTCTTCAACATCGGATAAAATAAGCGACCTACAACAAAAGGTTGGAGATTCTGAAATCGACTGGAACATGCTAGCAAAGGGGGAAAAGATTGCATCCGGATCTTCCGCAGACTT GTATCGAGGAACTTACAATGGTCTTGATGTCGCTATAAAGTGTCTCAGAATTACCAATCTAAACAACCCTTCAGAAATTGAGTTCCTGCAAGAAGTACTTATTCTAAG GAGAGTTCAACATGATAATATTCTTCGATTCTATGGGGCATGCATAAAGCATCCATACTATTGCATCGTTACAG AATACATGCCTGGAGGGAATTTATATGACTTTCTTCACAAGCACAGTAACTTTTTGGAACTAGTCACAATCCTAAAAATTGCTATCAGCATCTCAAAAGGAATGGATTATCTACACCAGAATGACATCATCCACAGAGATCTGAAGACTGCAAATCTTCTAATAGGCTATGATCAA GTCATAAAGATTGCGGACTTTGGTGTGGCACGACATGGAAGTCAGGAGGGGCAGATGACTGCTGAAACTGGAACCTATCGATGGATGGCACCAGAG ATGTATTCAGCTTCGCCATTGTTCTATGGGAGTTGGCAACTTCAAAG GTCCCATATGACAACATGA